A window of the Pseudomonas furukawaii genome harbors these coding sequences:
- a CDS encoding MbcA/ParS/Xre antitoxin family protein — MTIPAKQASPDIQGGEAGRVALKFFFNLMDKWGCTKEQQRTLLGSIGNTTYFSYKKLPSVRLPHDTLERISYLMGIHKSLRILFSNHEERAYEWVHKPNSAAPFNGRSALEYMLGGQVVDVADVRRYLDGVRG; from the coding sequence ATGACCATTCCCGCCAAGCAGGCCAGCCCGGATATCCAGGGAGGGGAAGCCGGCCGTGTGGCCCTGAAGTTCTTCTTCAACCTGATGGACAAGTGGGGCTGCACCAAGGAGCAGCAGCGCACCCTGCTGGGCTCCATCGGCAACACCACCTACTTCAGCTACAAGAAGCTGCCCAGTGTGCGGCTGCCCCACGACACCCTGGAGCGCATTTCCTACCTGATGGGCATCCACAAGTCCCTGCGCATCCTCTTCAGCAACCATGAGGAGCGTGCCTACGAGTGGGTGCACAAGCCCAACAGCGCCGCACCCTTCAATGGCCGCAGCGCCCTGGAGTACATGCTCGGCGGCCAGGTGGTGGATGTGGCCGATGTCCGACGCTACCTGGATGGAGTGCGTGGCTGA
- a CDS encoding YbdK family carboxylate-amine ligase: protein MPNAPLAPSFGVEETFFLVDRRTRDLPTQLPDAFLRDAHRAFGESLSQEMFQSLVRLDMAQPSLLEIAEARATLLEKRARLAALAAEHQLAPLCAGTHPFADWHGQVPCDDPNVQPIFEDHRMIAHRSLACGLRVLVCVPPERDRVQVMNRVLGWLPLLLALSSSSPFWNGRPTGLMSYRRATAAEWPHKGLPEPMPDEPAFTAYLQWLVACGSIRRETDLRWFIHPCPQHPALELQIADACPSVEDALCVIALFRALVAWAMTEPEEPEDPLLQRLVLKENHWRAMRFGIHGMFLDASGEASLSAGAWLARAHACFGELAEAEGDGLAFSRGRHVLRYGSSADRQLQRYREALQAGLPRQQALVAVVDDLIAETCG from the coding sequence ATGCCGAATGCCCCACTGGCCCCCAGCTTCGGCGTGGAGGAAACCTTTTTCCTGGTCGACAGGCGCACCCGGGATCTGCCCACGCAACTGCCGGACGCTTTCCTGCGGGATGCCCACCGGGCATTCGGCGAATCCCTGAGCCAGGAGATGTTCCAGAGCCTGGTGCGCCTGGACATGGCCCAGCCCAGCCTGCTGGAAATCGCCGAGGCCCGCGCCACCCTGCTGGAGAAACGCGCCCGCCTCGCCGCCCTGGCCGCCGAGCACCAGTTGGCGCCCCTCTGTGCGGGGACGCATCCCTTCGCCGACTGGCACGGCCAGGTCCCCTGCGATGACCCGAACGTCCAGCCCATCTTCGAGGACCACCGGATGATCGCCCACCGCAGCCTGGCGTGCGGCCTGCGGGTACTGGTGTGCGTGCCGCCGGAGCGGGACCGTGTCCAGGTGATGAACCGGGTACTGGGCTGGTTGCCCCTGCTGCTGGCCCTGAGCAGTTCGTCGCCGTTCTGGAACGGTCGCCCAACGGGGCTGATGAGCTACCGCCGGGCCACGGCGGCGGAATGGCCCCACAAAGGGCTGCCTGAACCCATGCCCGACGAGCCGGCCTTCACTGCGTACCTGCAATGGCTGGTGGCCTGCGGCTCCATCCGCCGGGAAACCGACCTGCGCTGGTTCATCCACCCCTGCCCACAGCATCCTGCCCTGGAGCTGCAGATCGCGGACGCCTGCCCTTCGGTGGAGGACGCCCTGTGCGTGATCGCCCTGTTCCGTGCCCTGGTGGCCTGGGCCATGACGGAGCCGGAAGAACCCGAAGACCCCTTGCTGCAGCGACTGGTGCTGAAGGAAAACCACTGGCGGGCCATGCGCTTCGGCATCCATGGCATGTTCCTGGACGCCTCCGGCGAAGCCAGTCTGTCCGCCGGCGCGTGGTTGGCACGGGCCCATGCCTGCTTCGGTGAACTGGCGGAGGCGGAAGGTGACGGACTGGCCTTCTCCCGTGGCCGCCACGTGCTGCGCTACGGCAGCAGCGCCGACCGCCAGTTGCAGCGCTACCGGGAAGCCCTGCAGGCCGGGCTGCCCCGGCAGCAGGCGCTGGTGGCGGTGGTGGATGACCTGATCGCCGAAACCTGCGGCTAG
- a CDS encoding YbdD/YjiX family protein: MFNDLSRMGKYLGQAARMLVGMPDYDTYVEHMRNKHPDQPVMTYEAFFRERQDARYGGGKGRPIRCC; this comes from the coding sequence ATGTTCAATGACCTGAGTCGCATGGGTAAGTACCTGGGGCAGGCCGCGCGAATGCTGGTGGGCATGCCCGACTACGACACCTACGTCGAGCACATGCGCAACAAGCATCCGGACCAGCCGGTGATGACCTACGAGGCGTTCTTCCGCGAGCGGCAGGACGCCCGCTACGGCGGGGGCAAGGGGCGGCCTATCCGCTGCTGCTGA
- a CDS encoding response regulator encodes MSVPNPVRIALIDDHVLVRDGVKSLLSAWPHFQVVAQAESGAEALELVARTELDVLLVDVGLKDMNGLELTRRLCAQHPGIKILILSMYDNQEYVRTSINAGAFGYVLKNAPSTELIAAIEAVAAGGSFYSPEVARKLATNSRDENELTPRELQVLSMLAKGLNNKEVARELDISVRTVETYRLSIRRKLNIDTPAALVKYALEHGLISI; translated from the coding sequence ATGAGCGTTCCCAACCCCGTCAGAATCGCGCTGATCGACGATCACGTGCTGGTGCGCGATGGCGTGAAATCGCTGTTGTCCGCCTGGCCCCATTTCCAGGTGGTGGCCCAAGCCGAGTCGGGCGCCGAGGCCCTCGAACTGGTGGCCCGTACCGAGCTGGACGTGCTGCTGGTGGACGTGGGCCTGAAGGACATGAACGGCCTGGAACTGACGCGCCGCCTCTGCGCCCAGCACCCGGGCATCAAGATCCTCATCCTGAGCATGTACGACAACCAGGAGTACGTGCGCACCTCCATCAACGCCGGCGCCTTTGGCTATGTGCTGAAGAACGCGCCTTCCACGGAGCTGATCGCCGCCATCGAGGCCGTGGCCGCCGGCGGCAGCTTCTACAGCCCCGAGGTCGCCCGCAAGCTGGCCACCAACAGCCGCGACGAGAACGAGCTGACGCCCCGGGAGCTGCAGGTGCTCTCCATGCTCGCCAAGGGACTGAACAACAAGGAAGTGGCCCGCGAGCTGGACATCAGCGTGCGTACGGTGGAGACCTACCGCCTGAGCATCCGCCGCAAGCTGAACATCGACACCCCTGCCGCACTGGTGAAGTACGCGCTTGAGCATGGACTGATTTCCATCTGA
- the greB gene encoding transcription elongation factor GreB, whose translation MSRYRPPRSAGTPLITPEGEARLRAELHELWHVRRPKVTQAVSDAAAQGDRSENAEYTYGKKMLREIDSRVRFLTKRLEALKVVSERPSDPGKVYFGAWVTLEDDDGEEARYRIVGPDEFDLKANLISIDSPLARALVGKALDAEVRVNTPTGEKTWYIVAIDYP comes from the coding sequence ATGAGCCGTTATCGCCCCCCTCGCAGCGCTGGGACTCCCCTGATCACCCCGGAGGGTGAAGCCCGATTGCGTGCCGAGCTCCACGAGCTCTGGCACGTCCGCCGCCCCAAGGTCACCCAGGCCGTCAGCGACGCGGCCGCCCAGGGCGACCGCTCCGAGAACGCCGAATACACCTATGGCAAGAAGATGCTGCGGGAGATCGACAGCCGCGTGCGCTTCCTCACCAAACGCCTGGAAGCCCTGAAGGTGGTCAGCGAACGCCCGAGCGATCCGGGCAAGGTCTACTTCGGCGCCTGGGTGACGCTGGAAGACGACGACGGCGAGGAGGCCCGCTACCGCATCGTCGGCCCCGACGAGTTCGACCTGAAGGCCAACCTCATCAGCATCGACTCGCCCCTGGCCCGCGCCCTGGTGGGCAAGGCCCTGGACGCCGAAGTCCGGGTCAACACCCCGACCGGCGAGAAGACCTGGTACATAGTCGCCATCGACTATCCCTAG
- a CDS encoding peptidylprolyl isomerase, producing the protein MNRASFPLGSAPSKPEEYPTMARATARHILVSSEAKCNELKAAIEAGADFAEVAKQHSTCPSSRDGGNLGSFGRGQMVKEFDTVVFSAPLNVVQGPVKTQFGYHLLEVTSRQD; encoded by the coding sequence TTGAATCGCGCGTCATTTCCGCTAGGCTCTGCCCCCTCAAAACCCGAGGAGTACCCCACCATGGCCCGAGCCACTGCCCGCCACATCCTGGTTTCCAGCGAAGCCAAGTGCAATGAACTGAAAGCCGCCATCGAAGCCGGCGCCGACTTCGCCGAAGTCGCCAAGCAGCACTCCACCTGTCCCTCCAGCCGCGACGGCGGCAACCTCGGCTCCTTTGGCCGTGGCCAGATGGTCAAGGAATTCGACACCGTGGTATTCAGCGCGCCGCTGAACGTCGTACAGGGTCCGGTGAAGACCCAGTTCGGCTACCACCTGCTGGAAGTCACCAGCCGCCAGGACTGA
- a CDS encoding OprD family porin, translated as MLRHTRLYSSLLLATGTAFGVATPVHADFIKDSKASLELRNFYFNRDFRQDNAPQAKAEEWAQGFLLRYESGYTEGTVGVGVDAIGLLGVKLDSSPDRSGTALLKRDRETGRAQDEYGEVGLTAKLRASKSVLKVGTLLPKLPVVQYNDSRLLPQTFQGGHLNSMEIDGLTFDGGQLKQVNQRDSSDYEDMTLTTGAARAITVRSGTTSDAFNFGGASYKWNDSLTTGYHYGELDDLYKQHVLSAVHLLPLGDKQSLKSDIRYARSTDDGASNVDNKAFGALFTYALGGHAFGLGYQAMSGDTGFAYINGTDPFLVNYVQIGDFANKDEKSWQARYDFNFASVGIPGLTFMTRYLTGDNVDRGAAASEGKEWERNMDIAYVFQEGPLKNFGVKWRNATVRSNFGSDIDENRLILSYVLPLW; from the coding sequence ATGCTTCGTCATACCCGTCTCTATTCTTCCCTGCTTCTTGCCACCGGCACCGCCTTCGGCGTCGCCACTCCCGTCCACGCCGACTTCATCAAGGACAGCAAAGCCAGCCTGGAACTGCGCAACTTCTACTTCAACCGCGACTTCCGCCAGGACAACGCCCCCCAGGCCAAGGCCGAGGAATGGGCCCAGGGCTTCCTCCTGCGCTATGAATCCGGCTACACCGAGGGCACCGTTGGCGTGGGTGTGGACGCCATCGGCCTGCTCGGCGTGAAACTGGACTCCAGCCCCGACCGCTCCGGCACCGCCCTGCTCAAGCGCGACCGCGAAACCGGCCGGGCCCAGGACGAGTACGGCGAAGTCGGCCTCACCGCCAAGCTCCGCGCCTCCAAGAGCGTGCTGAAGGTGGGCACCCTGCTGCCCAAGCTGCCGGTGGTCCAGTACAACGACTCGCGCCTGCTGCCGCAGACCTTCCAGGGCGGCCACCTGAATTCCATGGAGATCGACGGCCTGACCTTCGACGGCGGCCAGCTCAAGCAGGTCAACCAGCGCGACTCCTCCGACTACGAGGACATGACCCTCACCACCGGCGCCGCCCGCGCCATCACCGTCAGGTCCGGCACCACCAGCGACGCCTTCAACTTCGGCGGCGCCAGCTACAAGTGGAACGACAGCCTTACCACCGGCTACCACTACGGCGAGCTGGACGACCTCTACAAGCAGCACGTCCTCAGCGCCGTGCATCTGCTGCCCCTGGGCGACAAGCAGTCCCTGAAGAGCGATATCCGCTACGCCCGCTCCACCGACGACGGCGCCAGCAACGTCGACAACAAGGCCTTCGGCGCCCTGTTCACCTACGCCCTCGGCGGCCACGCCTTCGGCCTCGGCTACCAGGCCATGAGCGGCGACACCGGCTTCGCCTACATCAACGGCACCGACCCCTTCCTGGTGAACTACGTGCAGATCGGCGACTTCGCCAACAAGGACGAGAAATCCTGGCAGGCCCGCTACGACTTCAACTTCGCCAGCGTCGGCATCCCCGGCCTGACCTTCATGACCCGCTACCTCACCGGCGACAACGTCGACCGCGGCGCGGCGGCTTCCGAGGGCAAGGAGTGGGAACGCAACATGGACATCGCCTACGTCTTCCAGGAAGGCCCGCTGAAGAACTTCGGCGTCAAATGGCGCAACGCCACCGTGCGCTCCAACTTCGGCAGCGACATCGACGAGAACCGCCTGATCCTCAGCTACGTGCTGCCGCTCTGGTAA
- a CDS encoding cache domain-containing protein, whose product MQLKYKIVTLSVLPLIASVLIICVLVFAQSRKLEEEQARLVESSIMAAKKAELKNYLELALSLIAPLYQSGRDDEAARQDALRMLSRANFGLDGYFFVYDSHGKNLMHPRQANLVGRELIGMKDKNGLPVIQALLKSAKSGDGFQLYTWEKPSTGQVTDKLSYVVMLDRWGWMLGTGIYIDDVEVATSKSRQEVADGVLTTVLAIASVALIAVLVVFSGGLMLNFSEHRLADRKLSALNQRIVRLQEEERSRVSRELHDGISQQLVSIKFQFELAGLELEKGMPRGLENLKAGTARLGEAIGEIRRISHDLRPSLLDTLGLSPAILQLVRDFEQRTGIRTQFEQGLDDTQVGGEVAVTLYRIIQEALGNIERHSRASAAIISLSCSRGGVALRVEDNGVGFDPGLMERSQGIGLRNIRERVDHHRGTFTLSSSSGRTELQVGIPLDA is encoded by the coding sequence ATGCAACTCAAGTACAAGATCGTGACCCTCAGCGTGCTGCCGCTCATCGCGTCGGTGCTGATCATCTGCGTGCTGGTCTTCGCCCAGAGCCGGAAGCTGGAGGAGGAGCAGGCCAGGCTGGTGGAGAGCAGCATCATGGCCGCCAAGAAGGCCGAGCTGAAGAACTACCTGGAACTGGCCCTGAGCCTGATCGCGCCCCTCTACCAGAGCGGCCGCGATGACGAGGCGGCGCGGCAGGACGCGTTGCGCATGCTGTCCCGGGCCAACTTCGGCCTGGATGGCTACTTCTTCGTCTACGACAGCCACGGCAAGAACCTGATGCACCCGCGCCAGGCCAACCTCGTGGGCCGGGAGCTTATCGGCATGAAGGACAAGAATGGCCTGCCGGTGATCCAGGCGCTGCTGAAAAGCGCCAAGAGCGGCGATGGCTTCCAGCTCTACACCTGGGAGAAACCCTCCACCGGGCAGGTGACGGACAAGCTGTCCTACGTGGTGATGCTGGATCGCTGGGGCTGGATGCTGGGCACCGGCATCTACATCGACGATGTCGAGGTCGCCACCTCCAAATCGCGCCAGGAAGTGGCCGACGGCGTGCTGACCACGGTGCTGGCCATCGCCTCGGTGGCGCTGATCGCGGTGCTGGTGGTCTTCAGCGGCGGCCTGATGCTGAATTTCTCCGAGCACCGCCTGGCGGACCGCAAGCTCTCGGCACTGAACCAGCGCATCGTGCGGCTCCAGGAGGAGGAGCGTTCGCGGGTGTCCCGCGAGCTGCACGACGGCATCAGCCAGCAACTGGTGTCCATCAAGTTCCAGTTCGAGCTGGCCGGCCTGGAACTGGAGAAGGGCATGCCCCGGGGGCTGGAGAACCTCAAGGCGGGCACGGCGCGGCTGGGTGAGGCCATCGGCGAGATCCGCCGCATCTCCCATGACCTGCGCCCCTCGCTGCTGGATACCCTGGGCCTGTCGCCGGCCATCTTGCAACTGGTGCGGGACTTCGAGCAGCGCACGGGCATCCGCACCCAATTCGAGCAAGGGCTGGACGACACGCAGGTGGGCGGGGAGGTGGCGGTGACGCTGTACCGCATCATCCAGGAGGCCCTCGGCAACATCGAGCGCCATTCCCGGGCCAGCGCCGCTATAATTTCGCTCTCCTGCTCGCGGGGTGGCGTTGCCCTGCGAGTGGAAGACAATGGCGTGGGATTCGACCCCGGCCTGATGGAGCGCAGCCAGGGGATCGGCCTGCGCAACATCCGGGAGCGGGTCGACCATCATCGCGGCACCTTCACCTTGTCATCGTCCTCCGGCCGCACGGAACTGCAGGTCGGCATCCCCCTAGACGCTTGA
- a CDS encoding RES family NAD+ phosphorylase, giving the protein MSDPQRVERMPEWTRAYRLVNSAFPPISVFEDTLDPEDLELAYAIEALTNDRLRDQVGEIVRVAPEDRVSGTGATVVMAVFTHIGRSSRFSDGSFGVYYCASSIEAAIAETRYHQERFWRATQEASIEITMRSYVNKVVKPMIDVRDRADLHDPNAYGPSQAFAVHQRNANRWGLLYNSVRLPGHECVAAFRPPAVSLPVQGQHFRYIWDGRSQRINCVLKLSPVG; this is encoded by the coding sequence ATGAGCGATCCGCAACGGGTGGAACGGATGCCTGAGTGGACCCGGGCCTATCGTCTGGTGAACAGTGCCTTTCCGCCGATCTCCGTCTTCGAGGACACCCTCGATCCCGAGGACCTGGAACTGGCCTACGCCATCGAGGCCTTGACCAACGACCGGCTGCGCGACCAGGTGGGAGAGATCGTCCGGGTGGCGCCCGAGGACCGCGTCAGTGGCACCGGTGCCACGGTGGTGATGGCGGTCTTCACCCATATCGGCCGGTCCAGCCGCTTCTCCGACGGCTCCTTTGGCGTCTACTACTGCGCCAGCTCCATCGAGGCGGCCATCGCCGAGACCCGCTATCACCAGGAGCGGTTCTGGCGCGCGACCCAGGAAGCGAGCATCGAGATCACCATGCGTTCCTATGTGAACAAGGTGGTCAAGCCGATGATCGACGTGCGCGATCGCGCCGACCTGCATGACCCGAACGCCTACGGTCCGAGCCAGGCCTTCGCCGTGCATCAGCGCAACGCCAACCGCTGGGGACTGCTCTACAACAGCGTGCGCCTGCCGGGCCACGAGTGCGTCGCCGCCTTTCGTCCACCGGCGGTCAGCCTGCCCGTGCAGGGACAGCATTTTCGCTACATCTGGGATGGGCGCAGCCAGCGCATCAACTGCGTGCTGAAACTGAGTCCCGTCGGCTAG
- the yjiA gene encoding GTPase, with protein sequence MSAHLPIPVTVLTGFLGAGKTTLLKHILKAEHGLKIAVIENEFSETPIDGQLLGDEPVQVMTLANGCVCCSIHVELEKALFLLLERLDAGELAFDRLVIECTGLADPAPVAQTFFADEELCQRYVLDGIITLVDAANAERHLQETIAQAQVGFADRLLVSKRDLVDDVQFEALSERLSRINRRAPVRVVDHGRIDLSELLDVRGFNLNADVAPAMTLRPLKPAGTPDRIGTLVLKSDRALDMERLSAFMEGLLESHGNSLLRYKGVLCVEGESRRLVFQGVLRLYGFDWDSEWQPHEARESVMVFIGDQLPEEAIRAGFEAAQV encoded by the coding sequence ATGTCTGCCCATCTCCCCATTCCCGTCACCGTGCTCACGGGCTTTCTCGGCGCCGGCAAGACGACGCTGCTGAAACACATCCTCAAGGCCGAGCACGGCCTGAAGATCGCGGTGATCGAAAACGAGTTCAGCGAGACCCCCATCGACGGCCAGTTGCTGGGCGATGAGCCGGTGCAGGTGATGACCCTGGCCAACGGTTGCGTCTGCTGCTCCATCCATGTCGAGCTGGAGAAGGCCCTGTTCCTGCTGCTGGAACGGCTGGATGCCGGCGAGCTGGCCTTCGACCGCCTGGTGATCGAGTGCACGGGCCTGGCCGATCCGGCACCGGTGGCCCAGACCTTCTTCGCCGATGAGGAGCTCTGCCAGCGTTATGTGCTGGACGGGATCATCACCCTGGTGGATGCCGCCAACGCCGAGCGTCACCTGCAGGAAACCATCGCCCAGGCCCAGGTGGGCTTCGCCGACCGCCTGCTGGTGAGCAAGCGCGACCTGGTGGACGACGTGCAGTTCGAGGCCCTGAGCGAGCGGCTGTCGCGGATCAACCGTCGCGCGCCGGTGCGGGTGGTGGACCACGGCCGCATCGACCTGTCCGAATTGCTGGACGTGCGTGGCTTCAACCTCAACGCCGACGTGGCGCCGGCCATGACCCTGCGCCCGCTGAAGCCCGCCGGCACGCCGGACCGCATCGGTACCCTGGTGCTGAAAAGCGACCGCGCGCTGGACATGGAACGCCTCAGCGCCTTCATGGAGGGGTTGCTGGAGAGCCATGGCAACTCGCTGTTGCGTTACAAGGGTGTGCTCTGCGTCGAGGGCGAGTCGCGCCGCCTGGTGTTCCAGGGGGTGCTGCGGCTGTACGGCTTCGATTGGGACAGCGAGTGGCAGCCCCATGAGGCCCGTGAAAGCGTGATGGTCTTCATCGGCGACCAGTTGCCGGAGGAGGCGATCCGCGCGGGGTTCGAAGCGGCACAGGTGTGA
- a CDS encoding carbon starvation CstA family protein, which yields MTQLATRIAWFAVALLGAFALGTIALRRGEAINALWIVTAATAIYLVAYRYYSLFIATKVMQLDASRATPAVLNNDGLDYVPTNKHILFGHHFAAIAGAGPLVGPVLAAQMGYLPGTLWLIAGVVLAGAVQDFMVLFLSTRRNGRSLGDMVREEMGRIPGTIALFGCFLIMIIILAVLALIVVKALAESPWGMFTVMATIPIAVFMGVYMRYIRPGRIGEISIIGVILLLASIWLGGLVAADPVWGPAFTFTGVQITWMLIGYGFVAAVLPVWLILAPRDYLSTFLKIGTILGLAIGILVLAPELKMPALTQFTDGTGPVWKGTLFPFLFITIACGAVSGFHALISSGTTPKLLANETHARYIGYGGMLMESFVAIMAMVAASVIEPGVYFAMNSPAALVGSDVNTVAATISSWGFAVTPEVLQQTAVDIGEHSILARAGGAPTLAVGIAQILHQVLPGENTMAFWYHFAILFEALFILTAVDAGTRAGRFMLQDLLGNFVPALKKTESWTANVIATAGCVALWGWLLYQGVIDPLGGINTLWPLFGISNQMLAGIALMLGCVVLIRMKRQRYVWVTLVPATWLLICTTTAGLIKLLDPNPAVGFLALAKKYSDAAAAGQILAPAKDMGQMQHVIFNAYTNAALTVLFLFVVLSILFYAIKVGRAAWTRSERTDKETPFQPIPDA from the coding sequence ATGACCCAATTGGCTACCCGAATTGCCTGGTTCGCCGTTGCCCTGCTGGGCGCATTCGCGCTCGGTACCATAGCGCTGCGCCGGGGCGAGGCCATCAACGCCCTCTGGATCGTTACTGCTGCAACCGCGATCTACCTCGTTGCCTACCGTTACTACAGCCTGTTCATCGCCACCAAGGTGATGCAGCTGGACGCCTCCCGAGCGACCCCGGCGGTCCTCAATAACGACGGCCTGGACTACGTCCCGACCAACAAGCACATCCTTTTCGGCCATCACTTCGCCGCCATCGCCGGCGCCGGCCCGCTGGTGGGCCCGGTGCTCGCCGCACAGATGGGCTACCTGCCCGGTACCCTCTGGCTGATCGCCGGCGTGGTGCTGGCCGGTGCGGTACAGGACTTCATGGTGCTGTTCCTCTCGACCCGCCGTAATGGCCGTTCGCTGGGTGACATGGTCCGCGAAGAGATGGGCCGGATCCCCGGCACCATCGCGCTGTTCGGATGCTTCCTGATCATGATCATCATCCTCGCGGTGCTGGCCCTGATCGTGGTTAAGGCCCTGGCCGAGAGCCCCTGGGGCATGTTCACGGTGATGGCCACCATCCCGATCGCAGTGTTCATGGGCGTCTACATGCGCTACATCCGCCCCGGCCGCATCGGCGAGATTTCCATCATCGGCGTGATACTGCTGCTGGCCTCGATCTGGCTCGGCGGGCTGGTGGCGGCTGACCCCGTCTGGGGCCCGGCATTCACCTTCACCGGTGTGCAGATCACCTGGATGCTGATCGGCTACGGCTTCGTGGCCGCGGTACTGCCGGTGTGGCTGATCCTGGCGCCCCGCGACTACCTCTCCACCTTCCTCAAGATCGGCACCATCCTCGGCCTGGCCATCGGCATCCTGGTGCTCGCGCCCGAGCTGAAGATGCCGGCCCTGACCCAGTTCACCGACGGCACCGGCCCGGTGTGGAAGGGCACGCTGTTCCCCTTCCTGTTCATCACCATCGCCTGCGGCGCCGTGTCCGGCTTCCATGCGCTGATCAGCTCCGGCACCACGCCCAAGCTGCTGGCCAACGAAACCCACGCCCGCTACATCGGTTACGGCGGCATGCTGATGGAATCCTTCGTGGCCATCATGGCCATGGTGGCCGCCTCGGTGATCGAGCCGGGCGTGTACTTCGCCATGAACAGCCCGGCTGCGCTGGTGGGTTCCGACGTCAACACCGTCGCCGCCACCATCAGCAGCTGGGGCTTCGCCGTGACGCCGGAAGTGCTGCAGCAGACTGCCGTCGACATCGGCGAGCACAGCATCCTGGCCCGTGCCGGCGGTGCGCCGACCCTGGCCGTGGGTATCGCGCAGATCCTCCACCAGGTGCTGCCGGGTGAGAACACCATGGCCTTCTGGTACCACTTCGCGATCCTCTTCGAGGCGCTGTTCATCCTCACCGCCGTGGACGCGGGCACCCGTGCCGGTCGCTTCATGCTGCAGGACCTGCTGGGCAACTTCGTTCCGGCCCTGAAGAAGACCGAATCCTGGACCGCCAACGTCATCGCCACCGCCGGCTGCGTGGCCCTGTGGGGCTGGCTGCTGTACCAGGGCGTGATCGATCCGCTGGGCGGCATCAACACCCTGTGGCCGCTGTTCGGCATCTCCAACCAGATGCTGGCGGGCATCGCCCTGATGCTGGGTTGCGTGGTGCTGATCCGCATGAAACGCCAGCGCTATGTCTGGGTGACCCTGGTGCCGGCCACGTGGCTGCTGATCTGCACCACCACCGCGGGCCTGATCAAGCTGCTCGATCCGAACCCGGCCGTGGGCTTCCTGGCCCTGGCGAAGAAGTACAGCGACGCCGCCGCCGCCGGCCAGATCCTGGCTCCGGCCAAGGACATGGGGCAGATGCAGCACGTGATCTTCAACGCCTACACCAACGCCGCGCTGACCGTGCTCTTCCTCTTCGTGGTGCTGAGCATCCTGTTCTACGCCATCAAGGTGGGTCGTGCCGCCTGGACCCGGTCCGAGCGTACCGACAAGGAAACGCCGTTCCAGCCGATCCCGGACGCCTGA